Part of the Chitinophagales bacterium genome is shown below.
CATCTTCAGCTTGCCAGTCCGGGGCAAATTCATAATCACCATATCGTTTTTCCCCACTGTTTTTAAGGTAAGCATCCAAATAGGTTTTGTAATCCTGAAAACAGCGGTTGTTGTGTTTTTCTTTGGGTGTACCGGTAGGGAAAGTGAATTTATCCATCCATTCCCTGATTTTCGCAATTTCATCATGTGGTAGTTCGAGTATTGAAAACTGAATGGGATTTTCAAGATAGCTGATATAGGCAAAAGCATCGATACTATTGCACAATTCGATGTGAGCGGGCAATTGGTCCCAGTTGTCTTTTTGAATGGTGAAACTTAGCGAAAGGTGTTTGTTTTTCCTTCGGCAAATTTCATTGAACTTGTTGATGTTTTCCAGCAGTGTCTCCTTCTCAACATTCTTGCGGATTTTTTCCAGCTTACCTTTGTCAAGTGCATCAATGGAAATGGCTACATCAAAATTGAGCTCGTTCATAAGGCGCTCTATATTTTTATTCCATAGCGTACCATTGGTAATTACAAAAAGCTCAAGTTCTGGATTCAGTTTCTGGATTTTATCCCAGATTTTATAGTACAGCGGAATCATAAAGGGTTCACCACCATAGAACTTGGCTTCTTTTAGGGTGGGAATATATTCCTCGAGCTGTTCAACAAAGGCATCGTCATAAGGGCAGGGGATAGGAGGCAGTTTGTCCCGGTTTTTTCTGATACTGGAAGAAACTTCCCCATTGCACATCTGGCATTCCAGGTTGCATTTATTGTCTATTTCAAATTCAAATACGCGTGGATGGTCGCCATTGGTGTGTTTGTAGTATTTATCAAAAACCAGGGGTCTTAGATTTGTGAATTTTCCTTTGTCAAAGAAAAATTTGCAGTGGCGGCAGCCATACTCCAGGTCGTTGTTGCGCATGTGTCTGCGCAGCTTTTGGGCTTTTTGGCCTTCCCAAATTTCTTTTATGCTATTTTCGGGATATTTTCCCAAAACCACATCCCTGTTGTAGGAACAGACATAAACATCGCCACTGAAGGAGAATGTAAGGCTGTTGAAGGGCAGGTAGCAAAATATCTGCTTGGCACCATCGGGTCTGAATTTGTTGAATTTAGAATATTGCTTTCTATCTAATGGTTGAAACCCAGCATCAATGGCTTTTTGGTGGTTTTTGCCTTCGTTGATCTTTGTTTTTATATCCTCGATGAGGTTGTACATGAATTTTGCTTTGACTAACTAATTTAATAAAATTTATGCTGTCAGCTTTGCAGAATATTAAATTGCAAAAACCAATTTCCTGTTCCCCGAAAATACAATCTTAAACCAAAGGAATGAATATTTCCAGCTTATTTTCGATAAGAAACAGCTTCTTTTAGGGTTTGTTACAAGCCCTTATGTCAAATTTTATATTTTTTGATGGCCCGGTTTTAAAATCTGACAATAAAATTGCAACAGGCTTTTTATTATTTTTACTCGATAATCGAGATTTAAATGCTCCGAGGTTTACCTCGTAATCAATGTGTTTTTTCCAAATGAATGCCTCGTGGGTTTGCCCCTAGGTGGTTTAATTGTAAAGAATTAACAACAAAAAGCCAATTAAATAATTCATAAGCCGGAAATTCCTGCTTTCAATTGTTATTCAGGCAGAATTGAACTATATATGCAAAGGCAAGCACAGTGTTGCCAAGTTTAATAATTACAAATGAATGTATCAGAATTAGTAAGGAAAATTTATTCCAGGGCTTTTGCCTCAAAGAGCAAATTGCTCAGGGAATCAGATGTATTCTGTATGGCTCCCTGGATACAATTGCATGCGCAGACCAATGGTAAGGCCGCCCCCTGTTGTATGTCTGCCGTACACAATGGGAATGAAATCAGTGATTTGAGGGAAAACCCCGATCTGGCTGATGCCTGGAATTCTAAAAACATGAAGCAGTTGCGGCTCAACATGCTCAAAGGCAAAAAAAGCACAATCTGCAAGCACTGTTATGACTACGAAAAACTTGAAAAATTCAGTGAGCGTAAGCAGTATAATAAAGATTACAAAAGTTATTACTCAAGGGTAATGCATACCAATGAGGATGGGAGCGTGGATGATAAAACAGTGCCTTTGATCGATATCAGGTTCAGCAACAAATGCAATTATAAATGCAGGATTTGCGACAGTGCATACAGTAATCTCTGGTATGAAGAGGAAAAGAAAATCGGAAAACCTACTGCTATTCCTACAGCAAAGGAAATGAAAGTGGCTTTTGATGAAGAAACTTTTTGGAAGTCGTATCAAAAGTTGCTGCCTGGTGTAAAACGCTTGCACTTTGCAGGAGGTGAGCCACTGATTATGGAGGAACATTACAAGGCACTGGATTACCTGATCTCTATTGACAAAACGGATGTCACGCTTAGTTACAATACCAATTTCTCTACCCTTAAATACAAGCAATACGATGTAGTGGAAATGTGGAATGCTTTTGATAAAGTGGATGTATGGGCCAGCCTGGATGATATGGGAACAAAAGGGGATTACCAACGAAAGGGACAGCGCTGGAAAAAAATTGAGGATAACATCAGGACCATACAGGAGAAATGCCCTAATGTGCTTTTTGGGGTGAATGTAACTGTGAGCATGTTGAATGTATTAAGTGTGCCTGATTTTTACAAATACATGGTTGAAAATAATTTTGTAGCACCTGAAAGAATGAATTTGTATTTGTTGTTCGATCCGGATTATTACAATATTACCAATCTAACGCCTGCCCTAAAGGATAAAGTTAGAACCAAGTACAAAGCTTTTGATGAGGAATACCTCAGCACCATTGAGAACAATGCCAATATCCGCAATCATATGAATGCCATATTGAATTTTATGGATTCGGGTGAGGGGGAGAAACAAGAGGAGTTCAGGCACTGGATAATAGAAGTGGATAAGTTGAGAAATGAAAACTTTGAAGAGGTTTTTCCCGAGCTTAATGAAATGTTAACTTATTCTAAGTAAATAACTTCGGGGCAAGCCTTCGAGGCATTTATTTGGAAAAATACTTTTGATTATGAGGCAAGCCTCGAAGCACCCGTCTGCTTAGTCGGGCAGGTTTAAATCTCGATTATCGAGTAAATAAATAAAGTGAATAAGTTTTCAGATATACTCACAAAGCAGTTAAAAGTCAAGGTTCCGGTTTGGGTTTTGATTCTAATTCCGCTAATTGCCTATTTGGTATGGGAATATTATTGGTATTCACAGGTAGGATTAAGAGTTATAAAGTGGCATACCCATTTGATGTTGTTTGCTTATGTATGGGTTTTGGTATCAGTGTTGCTTTATCTGATTTTTGCCAGGAGCTTTCCTGAAATTTTCAAAAAAATAATGCTTGGATTCACTTCTGTTTTATTTGTACTGTTTTTGTTCGAGGTATTTCTATTGATAAGTGGTTACAACAAAACTTATTTGGAATTGGCAGGGGGTTATTATTTCAGTCCTTATGAACCGGAAAATGAGTCGCATTATCACACCTGGCCAACCAATAGCAATGAGCACTGGATTGAGAAGCCGGAATACAGGCATTGGCGCCCCACCAACACATTGGGATATCCTGATGAAGAATGGAAATTGGCAAAAGAAAAGGGAGAAATGCGAATTTTGGCGCTTGGCGATTCATTTACCGAAGGTGATGGTGCCCCATTTGATTCGAGTTATGTGGCAATATTAAGAAATGCTTATTTTACATCTGACGACTCCATAAGCATTATGAATGCCGGTGTATGTGGAAGTGATCCTTTTTTTGATTTTGAAGCTTTGAAAGACAAATTGATTGTTTATCATCCTGATGTGATTTTGCAAACTTTGAGTGCCCAGGATTTACTTACTGATATAATCATAAGAGGTGGCGAAGAGCGTTTTGTTGAGGATGGACTGAAATTTAATAAGCCTCCGTGGTGGGAGCCAATATATGCTGTAAGCTTTTTGAGTCGTTTTTATTTCCAAAATCTGGGATATACAGAATTGTTGAGGCAAAAATATTTGACTGAGTCTGAAATTTCACTACTGAATAAAAAGCTTCTGACTTTGTTTGAGGATTATCTTGGTTTTTGTGATCAACATGATATAGATCTCGTAATCATCCTTCGGCCCGATAAGGATGAGATCATAAATAAACAGTACAATTTTGATTTTGAGAAGATATTGGCTTATTTAAATCAAAATAAAAATGTAAAAGTCATTGACCTTCTTGATGCTTACCTGAAGTATATGGAAACTACAGATACCCATGTTGATCGTTATTTTTGGAAATATGATGGACATCACAACTCAAGGGGTTATGAGATGATGGCCAGATGTATTTTTGAAGAGCTAAATCCAATGTTCAATTAATACAGTCAAAAAAAGTAAATGAGTATTCTCAGGACATTGCTGAACAAAAAGTTAGTATTCAGAATTCCATATTGGCTCCCTGTTATTCTTGTTTTAATATCCTATTTAACCTGGGAAATATATTGGTATTTTAAGATGGGGCTGGGTTTTATAAAATGGCATACGCATTTGATGCTGTATGTTTATGTTTGGGTGTTTTGTATTGGCCTACTGTATTTGTTCCGGAAAAAATTAAGTTACTTCCGTGTGGAGAAATTTATATTGGCGCTAAGTGCAGTGCTGATAAGTTTATTTTTTATTGAATTACTCCTGCACTTGACCGAAGTAAATAAAATGAGTTCTGAGAAATACAAGGGTGCATATATCAGCCCAAATACCATTCATAGCGAATCAGAGTATCATACACATTCTACTGAAATAGATGAATATTGTGCAATTACATCGGAGTTTCATTATTGTAAACCCGTAAATTCAATGGGCTTTGCAGATATTGAGTGGCAGATTGAAAAGCAAATTAATGAAATAAGACTGATTACATTAGGTGATTCATTTGTAGAAGGGGCTGGAGCTCCTTATGATGCCAGCTACCCAGCAATTTTACGGAAACTGTTGAGCGCAAAGCCAGATTCGATCAGCATCATGAATGCTGGGGTTAGTGGCAGCGATCCCTTTTTTGATTTTATGAATTTGAAAGATAAACTGATTCCGTATAAGCCAGATATTGTTGTGCAGATTATAGGCTCTAATGATTTAGATACAGATGTAATTATGAGAGGTGGAATGGAGCGTTTTACTAATAAAGGCCTTCAATATGAAGATACTCCGTGGTGGGAGCCTTTGTACGCAATTAACTATGTAAGCCGGATTTTCTTTGAATTTGCAGGGTACAATGAAAACCTGACAAATAGTGATCTAAGCCAAGCAGATATGAATCATTTGAACGAGCAGCTTATTTCACTTTTTAAAAAATACATTGAGCTGGGTATCAAAAAAGATTTTAAACTTGTAATCGTATTAAGGCCCGACCCTGTTGAGATGAAAATCCAGCATTATACTTTTGATTTTTCACCTTTTATTGAGTTTTTGGACAAAAATGAATCTGCTGAATTCTTTGATTTATTACCAATGTACACCACTTATATTCAAGCAGGAGAAGATGACTACAAAAACTACTATTGGCCGGAAGATAGGCATCACAATTCAAAAGGTTATGAGATGATGGCCAGGTGTATATACAAAAAACTGGCTCCAATTCTTGATTCTCAGAGTACTATTCAATAATGTTTGCCTCTGTAAGCGCTTTTCTGAAATCAGCATACATACTTTTGGCAAATAAAGAAACACCATCATTATTCCAGTGGGCATCACCTTCAATATTTATCTTTTGCTTGGTATTCAACATGCAGGATTGAAAAGCTTTGTCATCCAGGAAATGGCTGTTTAATATTTTGGCAAAGCCTTTTGAATTTTGGTGGTTGGTGAGGAATGACAAGGTTAAAACAGGGATATCAAGCTTTTGGCAATCTCGGGAAAGGTCATGTATCAATTGTCTTTGTTCAGGAGTGAAAAAACCGGGTTGTTCTGCATGAGCTGTTTGAAATATTTCAGGGTATTTAAATTGGAAAATCAACTTTCGGATCGTTTGTTTAAAAGCATCATATAAATAAGCTTTTATTTTTCTTTGAGGCATCCAGTTGCCTTGCACTATTTTGTTTACTTCATGATTGGGCAATACCAGGTAATTTTCAAGGAAAATAGGGTTAAGCGTATCTTCGTAAACGGGATTTAGAGCAGGATCCCATGTTAGGTTTCTCCCTACTGCAAAAGCATATTTGTCATCAGAAAGTATGTGATCATTTCCCCACATAAATTTTCTATCAAGATTATCGCCCATTATTGCAAAAACAATTCCGTCAAGTTTGAAATTGTTTTTCAGTATAATGTTCTTTACAATACTGTGCCAATTGCCCAACCCACCCCCATCCAGTGAGAAATTCATAAGTAAAATGGAGTCTTCAGACTCGATGTTCAGGCTATCTTCTATGATTTCTACCCAGCTTTTATTGGTAAATTGTGAAGCTGTGAAAGAATCTCCAAGTATGGCAATTCTTGTAATGGCTGTATCTTTTGGATTAATTGGAAAATCCCTTTCATCAGGAAACCCAAAATTATTGCCCTGCATCATCCCCATTGATTCGAGCTTTCCTTCAGAAGTAACTGCACCAAAACGCGAAGGTGTTTTTGAAATTTTATAGCCGATATACGGATTAAAAACAATATTATTTCCCGGATCACTGGCTTCGTGAAACCATAGTGTTTTTTTACCAACAAAGTGATTGATATAAAGGTATGAATAGGCCAGTTCTGCAATGATATAAGAAAATACCACAGACATTAGCAGCAGTAATAAATTTGTTTTGAGTTGGGTCATTGTTCAATCATTGTTGTGTTTCATCAGTGTTTTATTCAATATCCAGGTAAATGTATTCACTTTCTTTAATTTTGTAATATTTAGTATTGAGTTCGTCAATACCTGTGGTATCGGCACTTTGTTCCAATATCAGATAGTCTTCAGGTATTTTCATATACTTCCTGATACTGTCATCCGGGGCATAAATCACATGAATAGAGGAATCGTATCTCAAACTCGATAGTACCAATATATCCTGGTACACATGGTCTAGAACCGGAATATCCTCATCTAATTGAGATCGGGAAATAATTGCTTTGGAAATTTCATTTGCCCTGCAGGAATCAATGATGGTATTGGCTTGCTCAATATATGCATCACTTATGGCTCTGATATTGTCAATTATAATAAAATTAAGAATCATGGAAATGAGTGCAACAGGAGTTAAGAACTTAATTGCTTTGCTCAGTTTATAAGCAGGTAATATTATAAGTAGTAGTCCAGAAAAAGCAATAATTCTCAAGGGCATACCCCAGGTATCGTGTGCAATGGTACTGTAGTTGTTGCTTAGTAATGTGTAGACTGGCTTGATTTCCATGCCCTTGAAATCCATAACCGAATACAGCAAAATCGAATAGATGAACAGTGATGTGCTATAAACCAATAAAATTTTTAACTGCTTGTTTACAGTTAAATAGATTACTGTGACAAATATTGACAACGTAAAAAACAATCTGCCATGAAAAAGATAAACCACAAGATTGATAAATTCATGTTTGCCTTCAGCAATCAATTTGTTGAAAGAACTATCTGATAAAATCCAGGCTCCACCAATATATGCGACTAAAATTATTGCAAGAGCAATTAAAAAATAGGGTGTAATATATACGATGGGTTTAAATTTATAATACAGATAGCCTAATAATGCAGCTATAGCCATAAAAATGACCAGTAAAATCCAATTATTATGCAATAAGAATTTAATAGTTAAGAATGATGTTTTTATATAATTTAATTCGTAGTGGTTTATAAAAAACAATTTGTACAATATAAATGCAGTGCCAATTATTGAGAATGTGATAAAGAAATTTTTGTGTGCTACAAACAGTTCTTTTTTTGACACATACATCAATGCCAGTATAGCTATCAGGCATATCGTAATAAGCGGGTGAGAGCGGATGGTAAAAAAGAGAATAATCAATGAAAACAGGTAGTTTACATACCTTTTATTGGTATATTCAAGGTTATACAACGTACTTATAAGCAATATAATAATTGCTGAGCCCGGCAGTATTTCTGCGGCAATTAAGAAATAACTGTATGGACTTCCACTTATTTGAACAAAGAGGTATAATAGTGCAGAAAATGGGTCTTTCAACAAAGCAATAATCACAATAAAAATCAAATAATATAGCAGGTACACATTGATTACATATGAGATCATCACTTGCTTTAATCCTGCACCGGCCTTAGCCATTAAAACCGGAAAAATTTGTTGCAAATACATTACCTCTCTTTGCTGTGAAGCCGGAAACCATTCATTGTTTGTTATATTAAAAATAAAGGAACTAGCATCAATCATGAATTTTTCCTGGAAATAGCAGATAGAATATGCTGTAGTTATGATGAAATAAACTGTTCCCAGTAGAAAAATTTGATAAAGCCCTTTTTGATTATGCCAGTTTTGCAATTTGTGTTGAATTTACAATAATGAATATACTTATCCTGCAATATACCTTTGTGAAATTCTTGTTGTCATCAGGCAGGTGCTACGACTTGAAATTACTTCAATATCTGATATTACACTACGCTTTTCAAATTTAATTTCTAATTTGGATAATGCATGGTTTTTTACAGGACATTTGCAGGCTATGCCATAAAAACATTGGATTTTTATTCTGAAATGGTTTCGAAGTCAATTTTGTGATAACGATCTTTTTGTAAATTGTAGTAGGTTTTATTGAGCTCACTGTGCTTAACAGGTTCGTTGTACTCTTCCAGTAATAATTGATCAGCTTTAATATATTCATACCTGTCTGTAGTTTCTTCATTATTGTAGATCACATGGATACTACTATCATGATTTAAATTGGAAAAAATCAATACATCGTGATATACATGATCCATCAAGGGGATATTAGAGTCAAGATTGTCAACATCAATAATAGCTTTGCTGATGTCATTTTGAATACAATAATCTATGATCTCTGTAGTTTGCTTGATATATGATGTGCTTACAGCTTTAACTTCATGAATGATTATAAAAGTATAAGTTGTATAGGCCACAGTAAAAGCATAAAAGTAAGCTCTGTATTTTAAGTAGTTAAAATGAGGGAAAATCAACAGGAAAAAGGTTGAAAAAACAATGATGCGAAGTGGAATACCCCATGTATCCTGTGTCAAGGTTAAATAATTATCATTTAATTTCGGGAAAAAATCATCTAAACTTATTGAGCTGAAATTTATAACTGTACTCATTAAAATGGCATAAATGAAAAAAATACCTGTATAGAGTGCGAGTATTTTATATTGTCTTTTTGCCAAAAAAAAGAAAAGAGAATAAAAGGAGCAAAAGGTAAATAGCATTTTCCCGTAAAAAAGATAGACAATGAATTTGCTATTTTCAGAAAGTACGTTGATATCGAGTTGTGCATACTCGAATAACACTTTCAATAAAGGGCTAAAGCACAGGCTAATGATTATCGCAAATAAAATGCCCGTAAGTTTATAATCTGTGAATATTCTCGTTTTAGAAATATAGAATATAATTAAGCCACTTATTGCAGTCCATGCCAAAAAATGTATGTTGTTTATGGGGTATATTATTTTGTCTAAAATAGAATAAATTGATACTGACATGTAACTTTTATCGTAATTATTTATGTAGTAAAATTTATTAAATAAAAGTATTGCTAAAAATACTGCCAGTGCTGTATATAATTTTTTATATTTTGAAAATTGAAGCTTTTGTGCTGAAAAAAGAATAGCTAAAATAGAAAACAAACAAATGGTTACAAGGGGATGGGATCTGATAGTAAAAAACAGCAAGACAAATGTCGATATGTATAAAATATTTTTATGCTTGAATTTATCTATCCGCATTAATGTACTGAGCAAGAGAATCATTACAGCACACCCAGGTATTAGTTCTGCTGCGATAATAAAATAACTTACCGGGTTGGCGCAGATTTG
Proteins encoded:
- a CDS encoding radical SAM protein, producing the protein MYNLIEDIKTKINEGKNHQKAIDAGFQPLDRKQYSKFNKFRPDGAKQIFCYLPFNSLTFSFSGDVYVCSYNRDVVLGKYPENSIKEIWEGQKAQKLRRHMRNNDLEYGCRHCKFFFDKGKFTNLRPLVFDKYYKHTNGDHPRVFEFEIDNKCNLECQMCNGEVSSSIRKNRDKLPPIPCPYDDAFVEQLEEYIPTLKEAKFYGGEPFMIPLYYKIWDKIQKLNPELELFVITNGTLWNKNIERLMNELNFDVAISIDALDKGKLEKIRKNVEKETLLENINKFNEICRRKNKHLSLSFTIQKDNWDQLPAHIELCNSIDAFAYISYLENPIQFSILELPHDEIAKIREWMDKFTFPTGTPKEKHNNRCFQDYKTYLDAYLKNSGEKRYGDYEFAPDWQAEDDKKLKEEIENISVDPDVNRKMLIDKCKAELVTMSDAADYNLDELIGKLDQTIATFDEESQRKIIGMTLKADVRETLDTLKSKSIEELREFAKVSIPKVVFEE
- a CDS encoding SGNH/GDSL hydrolase family protein, with product MSILRTLLNKKLVFRIPYWLPVILVLISYLTWEIYWYFKMGLGFIKWHTHLMLYVYVWVFCIGLLYLFRKKLSYFRVEKFILALSAVLISLFFIELLLHLTEVNKMSSEKYKGAYISPNTIHSESEYHTHSTEIDEYCAITSEFHYCKPVNSMGFADIEWQIEKQINEIRLITLGDSFVEGAGAPYDASYPAILRKLLSAKPDSISIMNAGVSGSDPFFDFMNLKDKLIPYKPDIVVQIIGSNDLDTDVIMRGGMERFTNKGLQYEDTPWWEPLYAINYVSRIFFEFAGYNENLTNSDLSQADMNHLNEQLISLFKKYIELGIKKDFKLVIVLRPDPVEMKIQHYTFDFSPFIEFLDKNESAEFFDLLPMYTTYIQAGEDDYKNYYWPEDRHHNSKGYEMMARCIYKKLAPILDSQSTIQ
- a CDS encoding twitch domain-containing radical SAM protein — encoded protein: MNVSELVRKIYSRAFASKSKLLRESDVFCMAPWIQLHAQTNGKAAPCCMSAVHNGNEISDLRENPDLADAWNSKNMKQLRLNMLKGKKSTICKHCYDYEKLEKFSERKQYNKDYKSYYSRVMHTNEDGSVDDKTVPLIDIRFSNKCNYKCRICDSAYSNLWYEEEKKIGKPTAIPTAKEMKVAFDEETFWKSYQKLLPGVKRLHFAGGEPLIMEEHYKALDYLISIDKTDVTLSYNTNFSTLKYKQYDVVEMWNAFDKVDVWASLDDMGTKGDYQRKGQRWKKIEDNIRTIQEKCPNVLFGVNVTVSMLNVLSVPDFYKYMVENNFVAPERMNLYLLFDPDYYNITNLTPALKDKVRTKYKAFDEEYLSTIENNANIRNHMNAILNFMDSGEGEKQEEFRHWIIEVDKLRNENFEEVFPELNEMLTYSK